A single region of the Cinclus cinclus chromosome 10, bCinCin1.1, whole genome shotgun sequence genome encodes:
- the SUCNR1 gene encoding succinate receptor 1: protein MFKARLNGASGSLVQWKRPYPSGKQIPPSPCLIHDRILRAGGGSTGIPRLCWHLQLRSPAMLFADTLSKALTKSCVLRQGQAVNETSDCFLTNRVLEKYYLSTMYSLEFILGAIGNAIVVFGYIFCLKKWKSGNIYLFNLSISDLLFLCTLPILVNSYSQDQWAKEGILCHSNRFLLHANLYSSILFLTAISVDRYMLIKHPFRDHILQKRKTAAMVSVAIWIGVILELLPLLHFLEPLTPTNNYKCLDYASSGDPVTNLIYSMFLTVFGFLIPLLTMCCFYVKMVRFLKNRREQISSALTLEKPLSLVILTVVIFSLLFTPYHIMRNVRLASRIPALNVSECTQGIISTIYVITRPFAFLNSAINPVFYFLMGDHFREMLMAKTRQLLGRLTSTGK from the exons atgttcaaggccaggttgaacgGGGCTTCAGgcagcctggtccagtggaagcGTCCCTACCC CTCAGGCAAGCAGATCCCGCCTTCGCCTTGCCTCATTCATGACCGAATCCTGCGCGCAGGCGGCGGCAGCACCGGGATCCCGCGGCTCtgctggcacctgcagctccgCAGCCCGGCCATG TTGTTTGCTGACACTTTATCCAAGGCTCTCACCAAAAGCTGTGTCCTGCGACAGGGGCAG GCTGTGAACGAGACCAGTGACTGCTTTCTGACGAACAGAGTACTAGAAAAGTACTATCTCTCCACCATGTACAGCCTGGAGTTCATTTTAGGTGCCATTGGAAATGCCATTGTGGTGTTTGGCTATATTTTCTGcctgaaaaaatggaaaagcgGCAACATCTACCTGTTCAATTTGTCCATATCGGATTTGTTATTTCTGTGTACTCTGCCAATACTGGTGAACAGCTACTCCCAAGATCAGTGGGCAAAGGAGGGCATCCTGTGCCACAGCAACAGATTCCTGCTGCACGCCAACCTGTACAGCAGCATCCTCTTCCTCACAGCCATCAGCGTTGACCGGTACATGCTCATAAAACACCCCTTCAGGGACCACAtcctgcagaaaaggaaaacagctgcCATGGTGTCTGTTGCCATATGGATTGGGGtgatcctggagctgctgccactgctgcattTCCTGGAGCCTCTAACACCCACCAATAATTACAAGTGTCTCGATTACGCGAGCTCCGGAGACCCTGTGACAAACCTCATCTACAGCATGTTCCTGACTGTCTTCGGCTTCCTCATCCCTCTCCTCACCATGTGCTGCTTCTACGTGAAGATGGTTCGTTTTCTTAAAAACAGGAGGGAGCAAATCAGCTCTGCCCTGACCCTGGAGAAGCCCCTCAGCCTGGTGATCCTCACCGTGGTGATCTTCTCCCTGCTCTTCACTCCCTACCACATCATGCGCAACGTCCGGCTCGCGTCCCGAATTCCAGCCTTGAACGTCTCTGAGTGCACGCAGGGAATCATCAGCACCATTTACGTCATCACCAGACCCTTTGCTTTTCTAAACAGTGCCATTAAtcctgttttttatttcctgatggGTGACCACTTCAGAGAGATGCTGATGGCCAAAACAAGACAGCTCTTGGGCAGGCTGACAAGCACCGGGAAGTGA
- the AADAC gene encoding arylacetamide deacetylase — translation MGARLLCLCLLAALLGYYIYSPLPEDLAQPWTVMLASAALRALGHLSEAADMLGLMHYMEVLRLFTAVELVAPTSDENVTVTATEFNSVPVRLYLPRRAPGGLRRAMVYFHGGGWCLGDAGMHGYDHMARRISNELNAVVVSVNYRLAPPHHFPVQFEDVYSVTKFFLQSEVLSQHGVDPARVCVAGDSAGGNLAAAVAQQLLEDPEVKTKLKAQVLIYPALQALDLNLPSYQDNAHKPILPRSLMVRFWSEYFSSDPALREAMASNSHVPPEAGQLWHFVNWSLWLPEDMRKDHRPGGPGLGGAELARRYPGLLDPRASPLLASEARLRRLPPALVLTCEHDVLRDDGAMYAARLRAAGVPVTHHHAKDAFHGAVTFLAGPLELALGHRLLRTCLDWLQENL, via the exons ATGGGGGCCAGactgctctgcctgtgcctcCTCGCAGCCCTCCTCGGCTACTACATCTACAGCCCGCTCCCCGAGGACCTGGCCCAGCCCTGGACTGTGATGCTCGCCTCGGCTGCCTTGAGAGCCCTGGGGCACCTG TCCGAGGCAGCTGATATGCTGGGGCTCATGCACTACATGGAGGTCTTGAGGCTGTTCACAGCTGTCGAGCTCGTCGCTCCCACGTCCGATGAAAACGTCACCGTGACAGCCACAGAGTTCAACAGCGTCCCTGTCCGCCTGTACCTGCCCAGGAGGGCACCTGGCGGGCTCAGGAGGGCCATGGTCTACTTCCACGGAGGGGGGTGGTGCCTGGGAGATGCAG GCATGCACGGCTACGACCACATGGCACGGCGCATTTCAAACGAGCTAAATGCTGTCGTGGTGTCAGTCAA CTACAGGCTGGCCCCTCCTCACCATTTCCCTGTCCAGTTTGAAGATGTGTACTCGGTGACCAAGTTCTTCCTCCAGAGCGAGGTCCTGTCCCAGCACGGGGTGGACCCTGCTCGGGTCTGTGTggctggggacagtgctgggggcaACCTGGCTGCAGCCGTGGCACAACAG CTGTTGGAGGACCCTGAAGTGAAAACCAAGCTGAAAGCCCAAGTTCTGATCtaccctgctctgcaggcacTGGACCTGAACCTGCCCTCGTACCAGGATAACGCCCACAAGCCGATCCTGCCGCGCTCGCTCATGGTCAGGTTCTGGAGCGAGTACTTCAGCTCGGACCCCGCTCTCAGGGAGGCCATGGCCTCCAACAGCCACGTGCCGCCCGAGGCCGGCCAGCTGTGGCACTTTGTCAACTGGAGCCTCTGGCTGCCCGAGGACATGAGGAAGGATCACAGGCCCGGCGGCCCCGGCCTGGGAGGCGCGGAGCTGGCCCGGCGCTACCCGGGGCTGCTGGACCCGCGGGCGTCCCCGCTGCTGGCCAGCGAGGCCCGGCTGCGCCGCCTGCCCCCGGCCCTCGTGCTGACCTGCGAGCACGACGTGCTGCGGGACGACGGCGCCATGTACGCGGCCCGGCTCCGCGCCGCCGGCGTGCCCGTCACGCACCACCACGCCAAGGACGCCTTCCACGGCGCCGTGACCTTCCTGGCCGGGCCGCTGGAGCTGGCCCTGGGCCACCGCCTGCTCCGCACCTGCCTGGACTGGCTGCAGGAGAACCTGTGA